The genomic window gtgtgtaccatctacgagatgaactgtaggaattcagcaaggctcgtaagacaacaccttccaaacccgtgaccgctagcatctagaaggacaaggacaggtgatacatgggaacaccaccacctgtaagttcccctccaaatcactcaccatcctgacttggaaatatatcactgttccttcactgtcgctgggtcaaaatcctgtaactcacttcctaacaacactgtgggtgtacctacaccacatgggccgcagcatttcaagaaggcagctcactaccaagggcaaacagggatgggcaataaatgctggccttgccagagaagcccacaccccgtgaatgaatacattttgtttttaatttatggggatatttcagaatacacagaacagatacagtccaacaagaaagaaaaattccatggggagaacccaccatccgtggtttaCTAAGAAAGTTcgagatagtatcaaacttaaataaAAAGCATAGAAATAGttgtttggcagtacagaactttagtattgctgaaaagagacatttttttcaaagcttttagtcttgcactcatcaggacaattgaaAGAATACCAGCATCAAGGGAAATGACGaccttatactgtatgagaagagagtgctgattggttggcaagtgggctccaATTGGTAGTggcgttgccatagagaatgcaccagttaatggtgactgacagttaactgccaggcaatgtttgaaatttaaaccaggcagcttgactctgattggtcaaggcattgccctgaggaatgaaccagcgaatggctgttctgttgaaaggtcatgaggactccaaacgtcaactcttttcttctccgccgatgctgccagacctgctgagtttgtccaggtaattctgtttttgttttggatttccagcatccgcagttttttgtttttatcacttaatttgtttagctgaaacaggcacaatgtgtgtacatgttctttctgtctgcaaagaatgggGGCCTGTGTACTTATATACGTTGCTTCCAGTAtacgcaaatgcaccacattgcgagcctggctgacaatcttaaattggttgtcaacatAATTTTTTAGCACACccaaggattatttagcaaatgttgtccaatcatagaatcacatctaatgttgaacactgtgttttgagttttgcaagcacggaatGGTTGAGTATGGTTTATACCTTGACTGTTACGAACAGcgaaagggacatgctgtttgatatgatccgctaATCATTGTGTCATACAGCCTACACacctagcatcacattggcactaAAATTCAGAtaccacattacttatttgtgtgataggcagaacgtctttttggcttgacagcagcatcctgttagttgtGAATACAACTCATGCTGCTATTGcgtagtagcagtgtgaaacagctggcttcacctgttgctcaattttttgagataccttgctcttccagggtaatctgaggtagactgggcacttctcagggccaaaagtgacagccttaggcccattcatgagtttgcacgatatacagcgtgaaatgatctgattagGGTAGCCATTAACCTGTAGGATGTCTTTGAGGCGCCCTATTCCAGAATcaaacttgcatggtgagcaaatggcttcggccctatttacaaggttgccgataaggccaattTTATAGTGCATGGAAGTGTAAGAATCCCTGAAAGGGCAAGGTATCTGAAAAATCTGAGCAACGGATGaatctttttttattcgttcatgggatgtgggcatcgctggctaggccatccctaattgcccttgttcagagggcatttaagagtcaaccatattctgtgggtctggagtcacgtgtgggccagaccaagtaagggcggcagatttccttccgtaaaggacattagtgaaccagatgagtttttacaataatcagcaacggcaatggtttcgtgatctagctgtttcacgctgctgctACACAGtcgcaacacaagtggtattcaccactaacaggatgctgtctTGCTGCTGTCAagtcaaaaagatgttctgcctctcacacaaatgaataatgcggtacatgaatttcagagccagtgtgatgctgggtatgtaggcCGTGCGACCCAAAGAccggtggatcgtatcaaacaccacgtcccagccgctgttcacaacgggcaaagtacagactgtacccaaccagcccgtgcttgcaaaactcaaacacagtgcccaacattagatgtggttccacgattagacaacatttgctaaataatcctcagtgtgctaagaattacactgacaaccaatttaagattgtcagtcgggttcacagtgtggtgcatttgtgtgtactgcaagttacatatattaatacacttGACActtgtattcttgcaaattgtcctgatgaaaaaaaagctttgacaaaatgtattttttcagcaaaCCAAAGTTCTGTACTACCCAACGACTATTTAAAGAAGTGCTAACAAAACTCATTATGCAAGAAGGGTGCTAAGGACCTATCTGTTTTGATGGCATCTTGAGAGCTTTGACAATGGGAGATCGAAGCTCCTTCATTAATATGGATTGCCCTCCATTATGTGCCAGTAACCAGCTGTCACATGAACAGAACCCCACTTGTGAAAAGCTTGTCTGTTGGTTACAGTGAAAGAGGAGTCTACAGAAGGCACTACTTATATCCAGAAGATGACCGCAGAATGTAATATCATCTCTTTCTACCCCTGCTATTCTCAAGTTCAAGACCCTGTTACATTTTTGGAatacatcagagagagagaggattttaaTCAAAAGGAACTTCACGTGTCATAGCATCCACTTTGAAAGAAGACTGGTTACAGTTTAAAAGAGACTGTCCCCAGAAAAATAACCAGTTTACATCAGCCGCAACACAACTGGAATTTCAAGAGCACTGAAGAAACTTTGGCATGTACATTTCAATTTTTCTTACTGACTTTAACTCTTATCAATTCCATCTCCTCTACCCTGTAACTTCTTCAGTTCCGCATGCTAGCGGTTGTGTACACGTTGCGGGATTCAGGGCATGTTTTTACATTTTTAGTAAATTTTATACTTTTACCTGAGTGAGTTTTTAACAATTAAACTAACGGTTACTTGTTAACTCAAGAGATCTGACAGGCTTATTTATTCGTATAGTTTTACATTGAAAAAtcacaacattttaaaaattgaaattctTTTATAACCAACCTCAGGAGTGGAAAAGAAAGGAATCTGAATATGTTTCCTAAAACCTATCTCTTCGAGTTGAGAACATGAACTCATAGAAACAAAAGGCTTTACTGCAACCTATTTAGAATGGTGTTACATTGCAAGTGGTTACTTcaacatgtacactgacaacatccAACGCTACCGTGACACCACCCATTTTGGCCCATCCAATCATCAgattgcttgtctgacatccaagactgctgcccatgtcctactcacaccaaatcccattcacccctcaccccatcaCATGCTCGAATTAAGTAAAACCTTGATTTTCAAATTcccatcctcgttttcaaatccgtccatggcctcgtccctccctttctctgcaacctcttccagGCATGTAACCCTCTGAGATATGTGCTCTCCTATAATTTTGGCCTCTTAAGCAGTccaaattttaattgctccaacattGACAGCTGCCTATGCCCTAAGCTCTGCAATgctctccctaaccctctctacctcactgtcctccgttaagatgttccttaaaaccagCCTTTGACCAAGCTTGTGTCATAATATTTCCTTACAAGGCTTAGTGTCAAATACACTCCAGGGAAGCACtttggggtgttttattacattaaagcacTATGCAAATACAGGATGTTGTTTTTGTTGAGGAAACTACATTGCATGAGGGTTTCATTACAGAGGGTTGCATTATACAAGGCCTGTATTGCACAAGAGCTACATGGCAGGTGGAGGGGTCAGCGCTAACCAGGAGCTGCACATATCAGAGCTACATTGTACAGGGACCACACATTTTCTTTGAGAAACTGAGGACAGGGCATCGTCAACAATGAAAATAGGGGAGAAGGCAAGATAAATTAAGGAGCAGTGATTAGCTGACCTCTAGTAGGGAGGCAACTTAGGGAGTAGGCAGCGCTGCATGGGGTTGATTCTAGAGGGCAGCTACATCGCAGGGAGGCTGCACAGAAGGAGGGGCTATGCTGCAAGAGGGAAAAGGACACTGCAGAACAATATGCACTCCAATGTGGCTGATGCAAAAAGGAACGCAATGCACCTTGTGCCAATGttgaaaattgagagaaagtaGACTATTTTAAAAAGCCTGCTCCAATAACCTGAATAATTATAGTGGGTGAAACCAGACCAAATCTTCACAAAAAGCTATGGAAGTCTGTGCTGGATTGCAGTGCACTGGGAGACAATCACACTCGTTCGATTCAGGGCTATCCATTTATTAAACCTCATCAATACAGGCTGTTCAAATATGTATTATATAgatatatgtgtatatgtatatatatataaaaagtcaattttttttaatgtaaaacGGTTAACAataaatcaattttttaaaataatttaacattACATTCTTACAGCTTAACTCTTTCATATCTCTCAGTACATAACCCTTCAAGTACTGCAGCAATATCTTTGCACTCGGCAGATAAATCGAGGAGCTAGTTTCATGATGTGTTGCTGGAAGTGGAAAAAACGTTCCACAAATTGCACTCCGGTCAGTGCTGGTCGACTGAAAATGCCAACTGCAAAGAAACTGGAGAGCTCGAAGGGTTAATCAGCAGCATTCACAATGAGGGCAATACAAATACTCACTGCTGTTTCCCTTTTTTGCAACATATTCCTGAGTAGCATGACAGCGTGAACAGATACTGAAGATTCCCCCCTCTTGACTTATTTTCACTCTCATACATCAATAATCCCGGtgccattggaatagtcaagcccgGTTGGCACTTGCTTTCATTAAGTTTACATCCCAAACCTCATCCCATCAGTACCAGAACCACAGATAGGACAAATCACTGTCACAGTAAATGCAATGACCAGAAGCATCTTTCGGGTTAAGTATCAATTAActgcactgtaactttttttttgctttcaattATTATTTTGAAAAGATAAATTCAACTCCTGCCCACTTTAACTGTACTGCTGGAAACGGTAAATGTGCATTAGTACAtcaggcacagacacagggaataaACTCCACCAAATATTTTGTACAATATGTGCAAGCTTACACTGAAATGCAGTAAAGGGCTGCAGCCTACAATAGAAGATGGCACACCTAATGAAAGTGTTAATGTTCCTGTAGAAAGCTCTACACACATCAGCCTCACGCTCTCAGTGACAAGAATGGTGTTTCGACACAGTATCCCAATGTGCACTCTTGACAAAAGCCTCTCCACTGCTCAGCCTTTCTGTGCATTATTCCAAAGCAGTGAACGGAATGCCCCAACCAGCTTGTTCCTCTTTGAATAGAGCCGAGGGTTTTAGGTAGTTAATACGCTGATTACATTACGTGTTCCACCTTGTTCCAAACGATAAGAACACCGCAGACCAGCTTTCATGCTAAGGTGTCTCAAACCAgggagtagaaatctggaacactctcccccaaacagttGTTGAGGCTGGGGGTAATTGAGAGTTTTGAAACAAATTGAAAGATTTGTGTTAAATGCGGTTAATAAGGGTTACAGACCCAAGGCAGGTAGATggggttaaggtacagatcagccacgatctaactgaacggcagaacagactcaaggggctgaatggcttcctctagCCGCACAACAGACCATTCCAATGAGCCCTTTGGTCATCAATTCCTCTGTTCTCCTAAACATCTTTGCACAAAAGTGCGAGAGAGTATGGATTGCTATAGCCACAACCTGCTTTGTGTCCTCAAAACACTTGGGCTGTCAGATGGAACAGGAATTGGCCCGTTTCCTGGGTTTGGGGTCTCTCGTAGCCTTGTCTCCCGAGCGCATGCACAGCGAGCAGGCCGTTTGCGACAGCCTTCTCAGACCCAGCCTGAAGACGCTGTTGGAGAGGTTGTAAATGACACAGTTGCAGaagctgttgctgatggccaGCCACGTCGTCACGAAGGACAGCGAGGGGCTTTCCAGCACACGGGAGCTCTCGAGCAGGAAGTAAAGAATGTAGGGGAGCCACAGCACATAGAAGACGCTTGTAATCCGAAACAGGACCATTGCGTAGCGCCGGTCAGGACTGGGCCCACCCTCAGCCGCTTCCATATCCTGGCTGGGGAAACGGGCACGCCGCTCGTTAATTTCTTTGGTGTGCTGCCGGCAGATTTTAAATATATGGAAATAGGTGAAGCAGACAATGAAGGCAGCTGGAGCATACAGCAAACAGACAATGAAACCCGTGAAGTAAGCATTGGTTTCCCAGGAGGTAGCACACCATTCAAAGATGTCTCCATGATAGCCCGGCTTCTCCCATCCAAAGAATGAGGGCAAGAACACTATACATGAGTATATCCATATGAGAATGATACAGATCCTAAGACGGCACGGGGTAACCAGCTGGCTATAGGAGAGCGGCTTTGTTATGGCAAGGTAGCGGTCGATACTGATACAAGCCAGGCAGGCCATGGACACACTCTTCAGGACTGAAATGACATACCCGAACACCTGACAAGTCAGAGATTCCTGCATGCCTGTGGGATAGTGAAGAAGAGACAGTGCAGGAACCAAGCAGCTTACCCCAACAAGCAGGTCTGCATAGGCCATAGTCTGGATGAAGTAGCTGGTGGTGTAATGGTGAAGGAGTGGGGCACAGTGAAACACAAAGATGACTGTCAGATTTCCCACTATGATCAGAACTGTCAGCAACGCGATGATCACGGTCTCCAAAACACAAACATCAACTGCGTCGTAGTAGCCAAAGCCCAGTGGACAAGCGTGGTGACTGGACAGGTTGACCGAGGTGTTGTTCACACTCACGGCTCTCCATTCAGCCGTGGAGTGGTTCATGGCAGAGACGAGAGTGGGCTAGAGACCACGGTGACTGGAAGCAGCCAGCACGGcatctgttcctgctgcagctcctccagctcACTCTGCTGCTCCGCTGATTCACTCCACTCCTCAGCACGCTTTGGTTCACTCTCCTCCTCTGGTTCACTCCACTCCTCCggttcaccctcctcctccccctgcacacTTCTCCTTTCTGCTCCTCCGGCTCACTCTGCTGCTCCAGTTGGTCTCCGCAGCCAGCACTTTAGAGCTGCACATGCCTCCTCAGCATCAGAGGACTGCTGACACACCTCGACACTGCAAGGCTGCTGACTAGCTCCCTCCAGTGCACTGCTTCCAGCTGTTTTTCGCGAGCCATTGTgtgcagagtgggagagagagagagagagagggagagagtgagcgagaaagagccCAGGGAGAAATGCACAAACCTCGCTGGATGCCAATACTAAGGTATAATTCCTTTCCTCTCAAAAAGTCTCTTGAAACACTTTTAGCCTTCTATGCAAAAAAATCCAGTGAGCTCTTCAAACACCGCAAAATCGACCAATAAGTAAAAAGGTAGTAGACAAAAGACAATGTAGGCAGCATTCGCGGATAATTCCAAATCCCCAGCTTGCCAAGAACATTAATCAATGTTTCGGTCTTGCAAGAGGGAGGCTAACTGTATAATGCAGCAATCTCCTGAATTCGGGAAGAGTCAAGCACGTCCATTGTGCTAAAGAAACAATCCTGTCAATGCCACATCTGTGCTGCTACTACTCGTTCTTCATCTCTCAGCAGCTGCACCTGAGCCCCTCGCCTTTGCTCCATCACAACTGATGTGGAAGAATTCCAGCTACCTTGGTTTCCTGCCGCtgaacaagcagcagcagcagcaccaatggCCATCggagctgatttttttttcatttttttttgtcgCTTGGTAACAGTTGCCAAGTACATGTCGGCTCACAGCCACTCACAGTAATGCTGCCCTAGACCGTGACAAATGGAGATAACGTGACGGGGCCCACCAGTTTACAGCCGTACTGCCCCCTTAATACAGGTTCATAAAACAGGtacaaacagagcacaacaaatAGTGAAGGAGGAAAGAGTTTGGAGAGGTAGTCTGCACAAAGGAAAATCGCAACACAAAGCCACACTTTCACTGCACTAACCCTAATGTCAGCTGTAATACAATCAGTAAAAGGAAAGCTCCATTCATTATTAATCACACAAAAAGGAATCCAAGAAAACCTCTCATTATAAATTTAGCTTCCAACCTGCTTAATAACATTCGCATTTATATCAACAAGGCAAGATAACTGCATACATAAAGTGTCTTACAGACTGGCTGCTCTCAAATACAAGAATGATACATTCTGGAGGTCTGATAGAAAGGTTGTACAGAAGTCAGCAATAACCATCACAAAGCACAAGCTTCTCCCCTAGTGTTATACAAGGAGATTGTTTTTAGGTGAGGTGAAATGTAGAGGAAGTGTATCCTGCGCCAAGTACTGCCCAAATGATAAGGCGAGCACAAAGCTGAACTGACAGAAGGCTCCAGATAGGTCAGGTAAAGGGCCACCTACCAGCTGCAAGAGGGATAAGGAGGGATGAggggtgagtgattgagtggagggtgagtgaaggAAGTAAGAGAGGGTGAATGGATGAGTCAGTGACGAGAGGAGAAAGAGATCAAAcgaagggaaggagggagtgacagaagggagggagatgaggaagTAAGTGATGGTGGGAGTAAAGGAGGGAACAAGAGCCCAaagttggggctgcaggctggaATAATTCCCATTTCTGGGCAGGTCTGAATTGGTAACGcacccccctgcccctcacctccccaaccGAAGAAGCTGCTCTTGAATACACTCTCGGCTTGGCCTCTCTGCAGCAGTCAGGCAGGGAGTGAGATTTCAGTCTAGGCTCCTTGTAGCAGTGGTAACATTggcattttttaaagaaaaactgcAACAAAGCGGTTTCAGATAAAGCCATCATTTCCCTGCATACAAAAAAAGAGCGAGTACTTTCAACAAAAGGTGCTGCCCTACAGTTGTCATCATTTCTAATCACCCTGATCTTTGAATTGTAcaaagttcctgatgtgtgactaATCCATGGGAAGCATCCTCACAGAAAGCGGCTGCTAGTACAGAGCAAACAGCAGGGGCAGAGACCCTGAAACACTCGCAATCAGCAAGAACTTGCTCCTCTTTACCTTTTCGTCATGCATCTACCCACCCCCCCAGTATCACAAATCATGACTCAGAACTGTCAAGTCCCAGTCACTTGGAGTGAGAGTCACTCTCTTTGGTTTAAAGGCAGTACTGGTTTTTAATGTCTAACAGTTGGTCAGGAAAAATAAGCTCAGCTCCCTACAGTTTAAAGGGTTTGCAATCAAACTCATTCTTCTgggtaattttatttttaaaacagttcCCTGATGTTGACAGCCTGGACAttcttggggggggagggggtgtgggggagagagacttCACTCGAAATGATTTTGGTTCACAAATCTAACTGTTCAgatggggaggaaggagaggttATGACATTTAAAGGTTTCTTAAATTAGACAttatgaaagaaagacttgtaggTACATAGCACCTTTGATGACCTCAGGGcaccccaaagcattttacaaattTATCTCTTTGTATCTGCCCCACCATCCAAAACATCACCACTCTCCATGCAGACCCCATCTTTTGCTGTGCACCCATGCAGAGTCCCCTTTTCTAAAAGCTTAGACTGCCTTCCCTGAGGTTTATGTTCTTTTCTTAGAAGCACCTAGTTTTGCATTAAAAAACTTGCCCCTGCTACAGActaaagaaagaattgcatttatatagtgcctttcacaaacgCAGAATGTCTCTAAGTGCTTTTTAgcaatgaagaacttttgaagtgtaacaaCCATTGTGATGTAAGAAACCcgacaaccaatttgcacacagcaagctcccctaAACAGCAGTGTGAGAATGACCAATGCCCTGGCTAATGTgagagtgatgttggttgagggacattGGCCTGAGCATTACAGCGTTCGAGTTCACCATTTTTCCTCTATCTCCTGTCTATAGTTGTGGCCCTcagactttgttttataatgctcctgtaaagtgccttttCGTTctgttaaaagcactatataaatttaATTTGTTGTTCGGACAGCCCAGCTGCTACTATAAGGTGACAATGTGAACTGTAACTGCTCATTCCCTTTCCCAATGTAGCACAGCATAATGCCACATTAGATTAACATGCCCACATTATCCCAACATACCACTGGACTGAACTGTCACTTCATATATTAGTGCAAGATGTACTGCCTCCTATACAAATGCATTTTTTCACATCAGGCCTCATTCTAGCAATTTAGACTTTGCTTCCACAGGCCAAGAATATGCTAGCATTCATAATTAAATGACTCAATCACAGGGCAGTTGTATAAAATACTGTCTGGTCAAACACATGCTGTGCCCCTGCACCCTGACAACACAGCAGTGAGGGATAGGGATGTAGCAATGTGCAGCATCAAAATGATTAATAGCGATAACaacctttcaatgatcaatgattACATAATCAGATTATACACAATACCACAAATAGAATCTGGCCAGTGCCTTATGCAGCAGCAACAATACAATCTCTTTCAGTTTACACTGTCCCTTGGCTAATGCCCTTTTTAATGCAACTAAGCATTGTGCTGAGTGTGTACAGATCTATCCACAATAACCCTCCACTTCCTTCCTGAACAGTACACTGTACCATTGTCTCATTTCACATATACTTCCTCTCTTACCTCCCTGCTCCAATACAAAGAATTTTGCATCTAATAATGCATTCCCTGTTATGTTCCTCCAGAATAAGTGAACTTGTACACTGCTTTATAGCCAGAAAAGTATTGCACCCCTAACTCAGAACATTCTAATTTGCTGCTAAGAGGAAGTGCATTAACTTGGCCTGTCCTTTTAAGGCCATCGAGTATAGCTATTCTAAGTAAACATATCCTATCAAATGTTTAATTGCTCTTTGTTAGGGGAGTTTGCGGATCACAAGGTAGATAGATCTGGTTCCCGAAGGCCAGTCACACGTCCTAGCTCAACATTCTAGAAGATCTAACTGGAACCACCCCCTTCCACTCTGATCACAGAATCCAATGATCTGTTAAATGATTCCAGGGCCATTTGCTTCCATAACCTCATCTAGAATCCATCCGTGGGTTGATCACAATGTGCTGTGCAAAGCATTTCCTAACATAGGGGTCGGCAGCC from Carcharodon carcharias isolate sCarCar2 chromosome 16, sCarCar2.pri, whole genome shotgun sequence includes these protein-coding regions:
- the gpr52 gene encoding G-protein coupled receptor 52, which codes for MNHSTAEWRAVSVNNTSVNLSSHHACPLGFGYYDAVDVCVLETVIIALLTVLIIVGNLTVIFVFHCAPLLHHYTTSYFIQTMAYADLLVGVSCLVPALSLLHYPTGMQESLTCQVFGYVISVLKSVSMACLACISIDRYLAITKPLSYSQLVTPCRLRICIILIWIYSCIVFLPSFFGWEKPGYHGDIFEWCATSWETNAYFTGFIVCLLYAPAAFIVCFTYFHIFKICRQHTKEINERRARFPSQDMEAAEGGPSPDRRYAMVLFRITSVFYVLWLPYILYFLLESSRVLESPSLSFVTTWLAISNSFCNCVIYNLSNSVFRLGLRRLSQTACSLCMRSGDKATRDPKPRKRANSCSI